AGTATTAAATTTAGTGGTGCCCAAAGTAAAGGAACAATTAGCTATTGCCTTATAGAATATGGGAAACAAGCTATTTATTTAGAAAATGCTTCAAAAATTACTATTACTCATAATACAATTAGAAATAATAAAGGTTCTATTGGTGCACCGGGAGTGAATAACCAGTCGGGTAATGTTGGTGAAATTGGTGCAGGGATATACTTAACTTCCTCTACTAACAATACCATAAAAGGTAATACTATCTATAACAATCAAGGGGGGACTGGTGGACAAGGGGGAAACGCTGGTGGTTCAGGTGGCAACGGAGGAGTTGGAGCAGGGGTATATTTGAACTCATCTATTAACAATAGTATAATAGATAATACTATTGCTGAAAATCGAGGAGGTTATGGAGGGGGAGGAGGAGACTTTAGTTCAGGTGGTCGAGGAGGGATTGGAACGGGAATATATTTATGCTCATCAACTAATAATACTATATCTGCTAATATTATCTCTAATAATCGAAGAGGAGAAAAAGGACAAGGTGGTTGGGGAGGACCAAACGGATGCTATGGTAATAGCTACGGTATCTATATTGACTCAAATAGCTACAATAATATCATTGATTCTCTTAACACCTATAATGAGGAACCTATACTTTATTATTATGGAATAACTACATCTACAATTATTGAGAATCAAACATTAACTCTTAGTGGATCCAGTTCGACAAACTTGGGTAGAATTGTCTTAATTAATTGCTCAAATTTTATTATTAGAAATAATTTTATTGCTGGAGGTATTGGTGAAAATGGATACACAAATGATTGTTTTGCTACAGGCGGTAAAGGAGGAACTGGTTCAGGAATATATTTAGGTTCATCAAGTAATAATATTATAACTCGTAATACCATTAAGGAGAACCAAGGTGGATATGGTGGAACAGGAGGAAAATATGGTTCAGGTGGTCGAGGAGGAATTGGAACAGGAATATATTTATGCTCATCAACCAATAATACTATATCTGCTAATATTATCTCCAATAATCGAAGAGGAGAAAGAGGACAAGGAGGAGGTGGAGGTAACTCAGGAATAGAGGGTAACCCAGGTAACAGCTACGGTATATATATTGACTCAAATAGCGATAATAATATCATTGATTCTGTTAATACCTATAATGGGGAACCAATCCATTACTATTATGGAATTACTACACCAACTACGATTGAATATCAGACTTTGACACTTACAGGTTCTGGTTCAACAAATCTCGGCAGAATTGTTTTAATCAATTGTTCAAATTTTACTATTAGAAACAATTTTATTGCTGGAGGTATTGGTGAAAATGGACACACAGGTGGTGAGATGGAATCAGGTGAAGTAGGGAAAATGGGAGTAGGGGTATATTTGAATTTATCTACTAATAATACCATTACAGGTAATATTATTTTTAAGAATCAAGGAGGTTTTGGTGGGACAGGAGGGAAGGTAGCTTCAGGAGGTGGTGGTGGAATTGGATCAGGGATATATTTGAATTTATCTACTAATAATAGCATAACAGGTAATAATATTTATGAAAATCAAGGGGGTAGTGGTGGAACAGGAGGCGATGAGCGCCCTCTTGAGAATGGAAATGGAGGGAGTGGTA
The genomic region above belongs to bacterium and contains:
- a CDS encoding right-handed parallel beta-helix repeat-containing protein, translating into MGKKLMLGVVLSIGVFLKVEFGGASTIVCGTQSGTWNLVGSPYIVTGTVTIPQGLSLTIDPGVVIKFATNTSMINYGTLSAIGTVDGTITFTSNAGTPTPGDWNSIKFSGAQSKGTISYCLIEYGKQAIYLENASKITITHNTIRNNKGSIGAPGVNNQSGNVGEIGAGIYLTSSTNNTIKGNTIYNNQGGTGGQGGNAGGSGGNGGVGAGVYLNSSINNSIIDNTIAENRGGYGGGGGDFSSGGRGGIGTGIYLCSSTNNTISANIISNNRRGEKGQGGWGGPNGCYGNSYGIYIDSNSYNNIIDSLNTYNEEPILYYYGITTSTIIENQTLTLSGSSSTNLGRIVLINCSNFIIRNNFIAGGIGENGYTNDCFATGGKGGTGSGIYLGSSSNNIITRNTIKENQGGYGGTGGKYGSGGRGGIGTGIYLCSSTNNTISANIISNNRRGERGQGGGGGNSGIEGNPGNSYGIYIDSNSDNNIIDSVNTYNGEPIHYYYGITTPTTIEYQTLTLTGSGSTNLGRIVLINCSNFTIRNNFIAGGIGENGHTGGEMESGEVGKMGVGVYLNLSTNNTITGNIIFKNQGGFGGTGGKVASGGGGGIGSGIYLNLSTNNSITGNNIYENQGGSGGTGGDERPLENGNGGSGNGIYLFSSDNNKIINNTIKDNTGGTGKSNGNGVGIYCKSSVISELIYNNIYNNGTYNLQTDISPGTQTAEYNWWGSDPPATYTFSGNIDYDPWLRGAIAKIVIIPSSGTVGTLITVSGEDFGSTELIRIDFGTTQTRLF